In Streptomyces sp. NBC_00483, a single window of DNA contains:
- a CDS encoding ROK family protein, giving the protein MAGHDRARGHDLAALRGLNTSVVLRSLRQESPQTVSRLTGSTGLSRPTVEVLVEELIAQGWIAETTAPPAVRSPGRPARRFRFRAEAGHVVGVDIGLKKLVLLLSRLDGEIVARHREDFPTPLTGAERIELLRTRLRTFLADHRLGPHDVWSVGIGVPGMVDDTGRIRSVIVPDWTDLDLARRLADELPCPVLVENDVNLATLAEHWQGAAELADDVACVLVGRRISCGVMIDGRLHRGRRGGAGELGILPQLGLNEAGDALGWDGDRLPGESETDALARAVRAQHPKALAVLDRYLAGLAPGIAALVLALDPELLVLSGALSPVGDPLGPLLAAHLSPLTLHVPRIAVSTLGREGVALGAVRRALDEVDTHLLDGAGPSRPSSLAH; this is encoded by the coding sequence ATGGCGGGGCACGACCGGGCGCGCGGGCACGATCTCGCGGCCCTTCGCGGACTCAACACCTCAGTGGTGCTGCGGTCGTTGCGCCAGGAGAGCCCGCAGACGGTCAGCCGGCTCACCGGCTCCACCGGCCTGTCCCGGCCCACGGTCGAGGTGCTGGTCGAGGAGCTGATCGCACAGGGCTGGATCGCGGAGACGACCGCGCCGCCCGCCGTACGCTCCCCCGGGCGGCCCGCGCGCCGCTTCCGGTTCCGGGCCGAGGCCGGGCACGTCGTCGGCGTCGACATCGGCCTCAAGAAGCTGGTGCTGCTCCTGTCCCGCCTCGACGGCGAGATCGTCGCGCGCCACCGCGAGGACTTCCCCACGCCCCTGACCGGCGCGGAACGCATCGAACTGCTGCGCACCAGGCTGCGCACCTTCCTCGCCGACCACAGACTCGGCCCGCACGACGTGTGGTCCGTCGGCATCGGCGTGCCGGGCATGGTCGACGACACCGGCCGGATCCGCTCCGTGATCGTCCCGGACTGGACCGACCTGGACCTGGCGCGCCGCCTCGCGGACGAACTCCCCTGCCCCGTCCTGGTCGAGAACGACGTGAACCTCGCGACGCTCGCCGAGCACTGGCAGGGCGCCGCGGAACTCGCGGACGACGTGGCGTGCGTGCTCGTGGGGCGGCGCATCTCGTGCGGCGTGATGATCGACGGGCGCCTGCACCGGGGGCGCCGCGGTGGCGCGGGCGAGCTGGGCATCCTGCCGCAGCTCGGCCTGAACGAGGCCGGGGACGCGCTCGGCTGGGACGGCGACCGGCTGCCCGGCGAATCGGAGACCGACGCACTCGCACGCGCCGTCCGCGCCCAGCACCCCAAGGCCCTCGCCGTCCTGGACCGCTACCTCGCCGGCCTCGCACCCGGCATCGCCGCACTCGTCCTCGCCCTCGACCCCGAACTCCTCGTCCTGTCCGGCGCCCTGTCCCCGGTCGGCGACCCACTGGGCCCCCTCCTCGCCGCCCACCTCTCCCCCCTGACCCTCCACGTCCCCCGCATCGCGGTCAGCACGCTGGGCCGCGAGGGCGTGGCACTCGGCGCGGTGCGCCGCGCACTGGACGAGGTGGACACCCATCTCCTCGACGGGGCGGGTCCTTCGCGCCCGTCGTCCCTCGCTCACTGA
- a CDS encoding ABC transporter substrate-binding protein has protein sequence MRRRSLLAGALAATPFAAGCSASGGDSTAATRTGRTALSYGMWDPAQVPGMQQVIRAFERENPDVSVEIQLTPWNSYWTTLRTAMRGGTAPDVFWMNAVNIKLYAANGTLVPLDEHITRARTPLGKHPEALVDIYKYGGRQYALPKDFDTIGLWYNKELFDKAGVKYPDSSWTWDDLRDAARELTDPKQRVYGIAAEMDRQNKFYPTIFGAGGYVLRDGRSGFADPRSIEGLRFWTDLVDRGWSPPQSAMSEVRARNLYLSEQVAMNYDLSSMASFMYGTPAIKDHGGVAVLPKGRKRATVIHGLANCISAKSRKREAAWKFVDFMARSRAGEIQAKGGVTIPSYAGTQDAWLKSMPEFDLRCFLDMVDYAYPYPSSRNTAVWEDLEYLLLGAPFSGKGGIEGAARTLAKQMDRALDEEDN, from the coding sequence ATGCGCAGGAGAAGTCTTCTCGCCGGTGCCCTCGCGGCGACCCCGTTCGCCGCCGGCTGCAGCGCGAGCGGCGGCGATTCCACCGCCGCCACCCGCACGGGCCGCACCGCACTCTCGTACGGCATGTGGGACCCGGCCCAGGTCCCCGGCATGCAGCAGGTCATCCGGGCCTTCGAGCGCGAGAACCCGGACGTCTCCGTGGAGATCCAGCTCACCCCGTGGAACTCCTACTGGACGACGCTGCGCACGGCGATGCGGGGCGGCACGGCGCCCGACGTGTTCTGGATGAACGCCGTGAACATCAAGCTGTACGCGGCCAATGGCACGCTGGTGCCGCTCGACGAGCACATCACCCGCGCCCGCACCCCGCTCGGCAAGCATCCCGAGGCACTGGTCGACATCTACAAGTACGGCGGCAGGCAGTACGCGCTGCCGAAGGACTTCGACACGATCGGGCTCTGGTACAACAAGGAGCTGTTCGACAAGGCGGGCGTGAAGTACCCGGATTCCTCCTGGACCTGGGACGACCTGCGCGACGCCGCACGCGAGCTGACCGACCCGAAACAGCGGGTCTACGGGATCGCCGCCGAGATGGACCGGCAGAACAAGTTCTATCCGACGATCTTCGGCGCCGGCGGCTACGTGCTGCGCGACGGCCGCTCCGGGTTCGCCGATCCGCGCTCCATCGAAGGCCTGCGCTTCTGGACCGACCTGGTGGACCGCGGCTGGTCGCCGCCACAGAGCGCCATGTCGGAGGTCCGGGCGCGCAATCTGTACCTGTCGGAGCAGGTGGCGATGAATTACGACCTGTCGTCGATGGCCTCGTTCATGTACGGGACGCCCGCCATTAAGGACCACGGCGGCGTCGCGGTCCTGCCGAAGGGGCGGAAACGGGCGACCGTCATCCACGGCCTCGCGAACTGCATCAGCGCCAAGTCCCGCAAGCGGGAAGCGGCCTGGAAGTTCGTGGACTTCATGGCGCGGAGCCGGGCGGGCGAGATCCAGGCCAAGGGTGGCGTGACCATCCCGTCGTACGCGGGGACGCAGGACGCCTGGCTGAAGTCGATGCCCGAGTTCGACCTGCGGTGCTTCCTCGACATGGTCGACTACGCGTACCCCTATCCGAGTTCACGGAACACGGCCGTCTGGGAGGACCTCGAGTATCTGCTGCTCGGGGCGCCGTTCAGCGGCAAGGGCGGCATCGAGGGCGCGGCACGCACGCTCGCGAAGCAGATGGACCGGGCGCTCGACGAGGAGGACAACTGA
- a CDS encoding carbohydrate ABC transporter permease: MAVFPSTAAAEAEGRSRKPRTKAGREGTTRGPNSRTQKAAYVFIAPIGLGFLLFYLWPMLQTFGFSFTHFGPFGGNTWTGGENYARVLQDVTVWRAIGNTLLYGAIGLLTLPLSIAVAALLNRRGLRGVAVYRALYFIPFVTLPVAVGLVWNWLYNGNFGLLNEVLSWFGVSRHFWASDPSTALWAIGVVAVWQSVGYYLIIFIAGIKGIPQDYYEAAELDGAGPVRRFFTITIPLLSPSIFFAAVICVINSLQMFDLIYVMMSPMNPALGSTQSVVSLFYQWAFQQNNQGAAAALAFLLMLLTAALTFLQFRLQKKWVHYA; encoded by the coding sequence ATGGCCGTGTTCCCGTCGACGGCCGCCGCGGAGGCGGAGGGCCGCAGCAGGAAACCTCGTACGAAGGCGGGGCGCGAGGGCACCACGCGCGGACCCAACTCCCGTACACAGAAGGCCGCGTACGTCTTCATCGCGCCGATCGGACTCGGCTTCCTGCTGTTCTACCTCTGGCCGATGCTTCAGACCTTCGGCTTCAGCTTCACCCACTTCGGACCGTTCGGCGGCAACACCTGGACCGGCGGCGAGAACTACGCGCGCGTGCTGCAGGACGTCACCGTGTGGCGGGCCATCGGCAACACGCTCCTGTACGGGGCGATCGGGCTGCTCACGCTGCCGCTGTCGATCGCCGTCGCGGCCCTGCTGAACCGGCGCGGCCTGCGCGGCGTCGCCGTCTACCGGGCCCTGTACTTCATCCCGTTCGTGACGCTCCCCGTCGCGGTGGGCCTGGTGTGGAACTGGCTCTACAACGGCAACTTCGGCCTGCTCAACGAGGTGTTGTCGTGGTTCGGCGTGTCTCGGCACTTCTGGGCCTCGGACCCGTCGACCGCGCTGTGGGCCATCGGGGTCGTCGCCGTGTGGCAGAGCGTCGGCTACTACCTGATCATCTTCATCGCGGGGATCAAGGGCATTCCACAGGACTACTACGAGGCCGCCGAGCTGGACGGGGCGGGCCCGGTGCGCCGGTTCTTCACCATCACGATCCCGCTGCTGAGCCCGAGCATCTTCTTCGCCGCCGTCATCTGCGTGATCAACTCGCTCCAGATGTTCGACCTGATCTACGTGATGATGAGCCCCATGAACCCGGCGCTCGGGTCCACGCAGTCCGTCGTCAGCCTCTTCTACCAGTGGGCGTTCCAGCAGAACAACCAGGGCGCCGCGGCAGCTCTGGCCTTCCTCCTGATGCTGCTCACGGCGGCCCTGACGTTCCTCCAGTTCCGGCTCCAGAAGAAGTGGGTGCACTATGCGTGA
- a CDS encoding carbohydrate ABC transporter permease yields MRDSLRRVNGGSVATHALLSLGALVMVFPFLWQLLTALKTLPEAVHVPTTFLPRQWNWGSFKEVFTALPYGEMLGNSLINTAGRTAGQLVFCSLAAYAFARMRFRGKNVLFALFLSVLLVPSSLLILPQYDIIQRLGLLNSPPALFLPGMFSAFGTFMLRQFFLSLPRELEEAARIDGAGPFRIFWSIMLPLIRPALAALAVITAMWSWNDLLWPLVVNTDPAKMPISAGLTSLEGQFETNYPVMMAGSLIASLPMIVLYLFLQRHFVQGIAQSGAKG; encoded by the coding sequence ATGCGTGACTCGCTGCGCCGCGTGAACGGCGGCTCCGTCGCCACGCACGCGCTCCTCTCGCTCGGCGCGCTCGTGATGGTCTTCCCGTTCCTGTGGCAGCTGCTCACGGCGCTGAAGACGCTGCCGGAAGCGGTGCACGTACCGACGACGTTCCTGCCGCGGCAGTGGAACTGGGGCTCCTTCAAGGAGGTGTTCACGGCACTGCCCTACGGGGAGATGCTCGGCAACAGCCTCATCAACACGGCCGGCCGCACCGCGGGGCAGCTAGTGTTCTGCTCGCTCGCCGCGTACGCCTTCGCGCGGATGCGGTTCCGGGGCAAGAACGTGCTGTTCGCACTGTTCCTGTCGGTGCTGCTCGTCCCGTCCTCGCTGCTGATCCTGCCGCAGTACGACATCATCCAGCGGCTCGGCCTGCTGAACTCGCCGCCCGCGCTGTTCCTGCCGGGGATGTTCAGCGCCTTCGGCACCTTCATGCTGCGGCAGTTCTTCCTCTCCCTGCCCCGGGAGCTGGAGGAGGCGGCGCGCATCGACGGCGCGGGCCCCTTCCGCATCTTCTGGTCGATCATGCTGCCGCTGATCCGCCCCGCCCTCGCCGCGCTCGCGGTGATCACGGCGATGTGGTCGTGGAACGACCTGCTGTGGCCGCTCGTGGTGAACACGGACCCGGCGAAAATGCCGATCAGTGCCGGGCTGACCTCCCTGGAGGGGCAGTTCGAGACCAACTATCCGGTGATGATGGCCGGTTCGCTGATCGCGAGCCTGCCGATGATCGTCCTCTATCTCTTCCTTCAGCGGCACTTCGTGCAGGGCATCGCCCAGAGCGGCGCGAAGGGCTGA
- a CDS encoding Gfo/Idh/MocA family protein — protein sequence MARLDVGLIGAGGIARAHLPAWTALGARVTVLSTDGHAEQLASKYAEFDVTAVQSLAELLDRCSVVDVCTPTYTHRQLVLDAVAAGKHVVCEKPLSLDVAEAQEMAGAARAAGVLLFPAHVVRYFPAYAALAGAVAAGKIGEPAALRFTRAGRFPVWAPWFSDPALSGGILVDQMIHDLDFARLLAGDVVRVHAQVRGKQDAGAVAGDVATGTAVLTHASGAVSHVLGVWGQPDLPFRTTFRVAGPGGILEHDSTAHTGFRVLAQGVRQVGEGIPGSPMTESPYLTELREFAAAVEGGHAPRVTAHDGVEAVRIACAAAESARTGAPVELKVTEEAGL from the coding sequence ATGGCACGCCTCGACGTGGGCCTGATCGGTGCCGGCGGTATCGCCCGTGCCCATCTGCCCGCCTGGACCGCCCTGGGCGCGCGCGTCACGGTCCTGTCCACCGACGGTCATGCGGAGCAACTGGCCTCCAAGTACGCCGAGTTCGATGTGACGGCGGTACAGAGTCTCGCCGAACTCCTCGACCGGTGCAGCGTCGTCGACGTGTGCACCCCTACGTACACGCACCGGCAGCTCGTCCTCGACGCGGTCGCCGCGGGCAAGCACGTGGTGTGCGAGAAGCCGCTCTCGCTCGATGTCGCCGAGGCGCAGGAGATGGCCGGTGCGGCGCGGGCGGCGGGGGTGCTGCTGTTTCCCGCCCACGTCGTGCGGTACTTCCCCGCGTACGCGGCGCTCGCCGGTGCGGTCGCGGCCGGGAAGATCGGGGAACCGGCGGCGCTGCGGTTCACGCGGGCCGGGCGCTTTCCCGTGTGGGCGCCGTGGTTTTCCGATCCCGCGCTGTCGGGTGGCATTCTCGTCGACCAGATGATCCACGACCTGGACTTCGCGCGGCTGCTCGCCGGTGATGTCGTGCGGGTGCACGCGCAGGTGCGCGGCAAGCAGGACGCGGGTGCGGTCGCGGGGGACGTGGCGACCGGCACCGCGGTCCTCACGCACGCCTCCGGCGCCGTCAGTCATGTGCTGGGGGTGTGGGGGCAGCCCGATCTGCCGTTCCGGACGACGTTCCGGGTCGCCGGGCCTGGCGGGATCCTGGAGCACGACTCCACCGCCCACACCGGCTTCCGGGTGCTGGCGCAGGGGGTGCGCCAGGTCGGTGAGGGCATTCCGGGCAGTCCGATGACGGAGAGCCCCTATCTGACAGAGCTGCGGGAGTTCGCCGCGGCCGTCGAGGGCGGTCACGCGCCCCGCGTGACGGCGCACGACGGCGTCGAGGCCGTGCGGATCGCGTGCGCCGCCGCCGAGTCCGCGCGCACGGGCGCGCCCGTCGAACTGAAGGTGACCGAGGAGGCCGGGCTGTGA
- a CDS encoding Gfo/Idh/MocA family protein, with translation MKGVQGLKVGVLSFAHVHAGGFARQLAAMDGVEVLAADPDTDLAAPGEARGKDFASRIGVNYVDTYEELFAWGPDKVVVCSENVRHRALVERAAAHGVDVLCEKPLATTPEDGAAMVEACRAAGVRLAVAHPVRFSPAYLAVREAVRAGTTGEVLTVAGANNGYMPGARSRWFTDPELSGGGAVMDHTVHVADLLDDLFEGSPARSVYAQTNNLLYEGRAAVETAGLLTVTYANGAVLTLDCSWSQPQHHPAWGGLSMQVIGKRAALEMDAFDQKVHGFSETARAAVELPYGVDLDALMLRSFLFGADGSPVDVTDGEAGLRSLRIVAAAYESARTGRTVAVAG, from the coding sequence GTGAAGGGCGTGCAGGGCTTGAAGGTGGGTGTGTTGTCGTTCGCGCATGTGCACGCGGGCGGTTTCGCGCGGCAGCTCGCCGCGATGGACGGCGTGGAGGTGCTCGCGGCCGACCCCGACACAGATCTCGCGGCACCGGGCGAGGCCCGGGGGAAGGACTTCGCGTCCCGGATCGGCGTCAACTACGTAGACACGTATGAGGAGTTGTTCGCCTGGGGGCCCGACAAGGTCGTGGTCTGCTCGGAGAACGTGCGGCACAGGGCGCTGGTCGAACGCGCGGCCGCGCACGGCGTCGACGTGCTGTGCGAGAAGCCGCTCGCCACGACGCCCGAGGACGGCGCGGCGATGGTCGAGGCGTGCCGGGCCGCCGGGGTGCGGCTCGCGGTGGCGCACCCGGTGCGGTTCAGCCCGGCCTATCTCGCGGTGCGCGAGGCGGTGCGGGCGGGCACGACGGGTGAGGTGCTCACGGTGGCCGGCGCCAACAACGGCTATATGCCGGGCGCGCGGAGCCGCTGGTTCACCGACCCCGAACTCTCCGGCGGCGGCGCCGTCATGGACCACACCGTGCACGTCGCGGACCTCCTCGACGACCTCTTCGAGGGCTCCCCCGCGCGCTCCGTCTACGCGCAGACCAACAACCTGTTGTACGAGGGCCGGGCCGCGGTCGAGACGGCGGGCCTGCTCACCGTGACGTACGCGAACGGGGCCGTCCTCACGCTCGACTGCAGCTGGAGCCAGCCGCAGCACCACCCCGCGTGGGGCGGGCTCTCGATGCAGGTCATCGGCAAGCGGGCGGCGCTGGAGATGGACGCCTTCGACCAGAAGGTGCACGGCTTCAGCGAGACGGCACGGGCGGCCGTGGAACTCCCGTACGGCGTCGATCTGGACGCGCTGATGCTGCGGTCTTTCCTGTTCGGAGCCGACGGTTCCCCCGTCGATGTCACCGACGGCGAAGCCGGGCTGCGGTCGCTGCGGATCGTGGCCGCGGCGTACGAGTCGGCGCGGACGGGACGGACGGTGGCGGTGGCCGGCTAG
- a CDS encoding TetR/AcrR family transcriptional regulator, with protein sequence MAGKKQFDVGVALDAAMAQFWRAGYADTSVDDLSRATGLNRSSLYSSFGDKDALYLRCLDRYAARYGDSYDQALSRASEEPLQAVRAFFEVTLQRIADPDVPDGCLVAQTAMSSPALSPAIAARATEALGLQCARLRTALGAAQLAEGDADDFAVHLAAVNQSLAVMSRAGTSQKQLRTVVDISMRALSHALPARSR encoded by the coding sequence ATGGCGGGCAAGAAGCAGTTCGACGTGGGCGTCGCGCTCGACGCGGCGATGGCCCAGTTCTGGCGGGCCGGATACGCCGACACGTCCGTCGACGACCTCTCCAGGGCGACCGGGCTGAACCGCAGCTCCCTCTACTCCTCGTTCGGCGACAAGGACGCGCTCTACCTGCGCTGCCTGGACCGCTACGCCGCGCGCTACGGAGACAGCTACGACCAGGCACTTTCCCGTGCGTCCGAGGAACCGCTCCAGGCGGTACGGGCATTCTTCGAGGTCACCCTGCAACGCATCGCCGACCCCGACGTACCCGACGGATGCCTGGTCGCCCAGACCGCAATGTCGTCACCCGCACTCAGTCCCGCCATCGCCGCACGCGCGACCGAGGCCCTGGGCCTGCAATGCGCGCGCCTGCGGACCGCTTTGGGGGCCGCGCAGTTGGCCGAGGGCGATGCCGACGACTTCGCGGTGCACCTCGCGGCGGTGAACCAGTCGCTGGCCGTGATGAGCAGGGCCGGGACGAGCCAGAAGCAGCTCCGTACGGTCGTCGACATCAGCATGCGCGCGCTGTCGCACGCCTTGCCTGCCCGGAGCCGGTGA
- a CDS encoding alpha/beta fold hydrolase, with amino-acid sequence MIDDDALTMAPNRSHEQNPLPGLPLHDLAGFTHRWVDADGIRLHAVEGGRSGDPTVVLLAGFPQTWWAWRKVMPGLAERFHVIAIDLPGQGHSDRPQGGYDTHTVASRVQAALDALDVPKYWLVAHDIGAWVAFSLALRHEERLHGVALLDAGIPGITLPDSIPTDPERAWKTWHFAFHLVSELPETLLTGRERDYVEWFLKTKTLLPDAFDGAEIDHYAAAIAAEGGLRASLAYYRDAAESARRNHEALGRGKLTVPVLGISSSHGSIPDMAASIGPWAENATGAFIPEAGHFIPDEQPDATVDALTAFIDRGRVG; translated from the coding sequence ATGATCGACGACGACGCCTTGACCATGGCCCCGAACCGCTCCCACGAACAGAACCCGCTTCCCGGGCTGCCGCTGCACGACCTCGCGGGGTTCACCCACCGCTGGGTCGACGCGGACGGCATCCGGCTGCACGCCGTGGAAGGCGGCCGGTCGGGCGACCCTACCGTCGTGCTGCTCGCCGGATTCCCGCAGACCTGGTGGGCCTGGCGCAAGGTGATGCCGGGCCTTGCGGAGCGCTTCCACGTGATCGCGATCGACCTGCCGGGGCAGGGCCACTCCGACCGCCCTCAAGGGGGCTACGACACCCACACCGTCGCGTCGCGCGTCCAGGCCGCGCTGGACGCGCTCGATGTGCCGAAGTACTGGCTCGTGGCCCACGACATCGGGGCCTGGGTCGCCTTCTCGCTCGCCCTAAGGCACGAAGAGCGCCTGCACGGCGTCGCCCTGCTGGACGCCGGCATTCCCGGAATCACGCTCCCTGACTCGATCCCCACCGATCCCGAACGGGCCTGGAAGACCTGGCACTTCGCGTTCCACCTGGTGTCGGAACTGCCCGAGACCCTCCTCACCGGGCGCGAGCGCGACTACGTCGAATGGTTCCTGAAGACCAAAACCCTTCTCCCGGACGCCTTCGACGGCGCGGAGATCGACCACTACGCCGCCGCCATCGCGGCCGAGGGCGGACTCCGGGCGTCTCTCGCCTACTACCGCGACGCGGCGGAATCGGCGCGTAGGAATCACGAGGCGCTCGGGCGAGGGAAGTTGACCGTTCCGGTCCTGGGGATCTCCAGTTCCCATGGATCGATCCCCGACATGGCCGCCTCGATCGGCCCGTGGGCGGAGAACGCGACAGGAGCCTTCATCCCAGAGGCCGGGCACTTCATCCCCGACGAGCAGCCCGACGCGACGGTGGACGCGTTGACCGCGTTCATCGATCGCGGGCGTGTCGGGTAG
- a CDS encoding isopenicillin N synthase family dioxygenase produces MPEPTATTPFEVPVVDIGPYVGGGSAEDLARVARALDDACARVGFVQILGHGVPDAVLDGLAGAVDDFFALPPERKNAYRVTGANRGYSPPKSESLSLSLGVESASRMNDFFEAFNVGTEARSFPGLDLSEDDYGRNVWPAELDAFEPRVQAYFGHAGRVARVLTRAFGDALGLEPGHFEALTDHSVDVLRMNNYALPEGTVTLDGDLTGMGEHTDFGLVTVLWADRVAGLQVLDSDGVWHDVSPAEGALLVNLGDLTARLTNDRWMSTLHRVKPPIVDGTIKRRRSVAYFHDGNIDAVIATLPSHLDADAGLAYEPITVRDHIKAKLAGSRQGKANTAAVREAARVLAAAGREPRG; encoded by the coding sequence GTGCCCGAACCGACCGCGACGACCCCGTTCGAGGTTCCCGTCGTCGACATCGGCCCTTACGTGGGCGGGGGTTCGGCCGAGGACCTGGCCCGCGTGGCCCGCGCCCTCGACGACGCCTGCGCCCGCGTGGGCTTCGTGCAGATCCTCGGGCACGGCGTCCCGGACGCGGTGCTCGACGGACTGGCCGGCGCCGTCGACGACTTCTTCGCTCTGCCGCCCGAGCGCAAGAACGCCTACCGGGTCACCGGCGCCAACCGCGGCTACAGTCCGCCCAAGAGCGAGTCGCTCAGCCTCAGCCTCGGCGTCGAGTCGGCGTCCCGGATGAACGACTTCTTCGAGGCGTTCAACGTCGGCACCGAGGCCCGCTCCTTCCCCGGCCTCGACCTCTCCGAGGACGACTACGGCCGTAACGTCTGGCCCGCCGAACTCGATGCTTTCGAGCCGCGCGTGCAGGCCTACTTCGGCCACGCGGGCCGCGTCGCCCGCGTCCTGACCCGCGCCTTCGGTGACGCCCTCGGCCTGGAACCCGGCCACTTCGAGGCACTCACCGACCACTCCGTCGACGTCCTGCGCATGAACAACTACGCGCTCCCCGAAGGCACCGTCACCCTCGACGGCGACCTGACCGGCATGGGCGAGCACACCGACTTCGGCCTGGTTACTGTGTTGTGGGCGGACCGCGTCGCCGGGCTGCAGGTGCTCGATTCCGACGGCGTCTGGCACGACGTGTCCCCGGCCGAGGGCGCCCTCCTGGTCAACCTCGGCGACCTCACCGCCCGCCTCACCAACGACCGCTGGATGTCGACCCTGCACCGGGTCAAGCCGCCGATCGTCGACGGCACCATCAAGCGGCGCCGCTCGGTGGCGTACTTCCACGACGGCAACATCGACGCCGTCATCGCCACCCTCCCCAGCCACCTCGACGCCGACGCGGGCCTCGCCTACGAGCCGATCACCGTCCGCGACCACATCAAGGCCAAGCTGGCGGGGTCCCGGCAGGGCAAGGCGAACACGGCGGCGGTCCGGGAGGCGGCGCGGGTGCTGGCCGCGGCGGGGCGGGAGCCTCGCGGCTGA
- a CDS encoding mechanosensitive ion channel family protein, with protein MSRGIEVHDLILAGVALLGGLLAGLLLRTLLRWLGVRAGQTRWSGDDVIVDALRTLVPWAAFAAGAAVAAEVLPLTPRTGRNVNMALTALLIVMATLTAARVITGLVRAVAQSRAAVAGSATIFVNITRVVVLAMGFLVVLQTLGISIAPLLTALGVGGLAVALALQDTLANLFAGVHILASKTVQPGDYIRLSSGEEGYVVDINWRNTVVRQLSNNLVIIPNTQLSGTNMTNFSRPEQEMTLTVLAGVGYDVDLEVVERVTVEVVTEVMKEVEGAVPEHEPLVRFHTFGDSRISFNVILGVGEFSDQYRIKHEFIKRLHARFRAEGISIPSPARTVALTAGSPSIVIPHQRDAQGTPVAPSL; from the coding sequence TTGAGTCGCGGCATCGAAGTGCACGACCTGATCCTCGCCGGTGTCGCCCTGCTCGGCGGCCTGCTGGCGGGACTGCTGCTGCGCACCCTGCTGCGCTGGCTCGGCGTGCGCGCCGGGCAGACGCGGTGGTCCGGGGACGATGTGATCGTCGACGCGCTGCGCACGCTGGTGCCGTGGGCGGCGTTCGCGGCCGGCGCCGCCGTGGCCGCCGAGGTGCTGCCGCTCACCCCGCGTACGGGGCGGAATGTGAACATGGCGCTCACGGCGCTGCTCATCGTCATGGCGACGCTGACGGCGGCGCGGGTGATCACGGGGCTTGTGCGCGCGGTCGCGCAGTCGCGTGCGGCCGTGGCCGGTTCGGCGACCATCTTCGTGAACATCACGCGGGTCGTGGTGCTCGCGATGGGGTTCCTCGTCGTGCTCCAGACCCTCGGGATCTCCATCGCGCCGCTGCTCACCGCGCTCGGTGTGGGTGGTCTGGCCGTGGCGCTCGCCCTTCAGGACACGCTCGCCAACCTGTTCGCGGGCGTGCACATCCTGGCCTCGAAGACCGTCCAGCCCGGTGACTACATCCGGCTGAGCAGCGGCGAGGAGGGCTATGTCGTCGACATCAACTGGCGCAACACGGTGGTGCGGCAGCTCTCCAACAACCTCGTGATCATCCCGAACACGCAGCTGTCCGGCACGAACATGACCAACTTCAGCCGCCCGGAACAGGAGATGACCCTCACCGTGCTCGCCGGGGTCGGCTACGACGTCGACCTCGAGGTGGTGGAGCGGGTGACGGTCGAGGTCGTGACCGAGGTGATGAAGGAGGTCGAGGGCGCCGTGCCGGAGCACGAGCCGCTCGTGCGCTTCCACACGTTCGGCGACTCCCGGATCAGCTTCAACGTGATCCTGGGCGTCGGCGAGTTCAGCGACCAGTACCGGATCAAGCACGAGTTCATCAAGCGGCTGCACGCGCGCTTCCGCGCGGAGGGCATCAGCATCCCGTCGCCGGCGCGAACGGTGGCGCTGACGGCCGGCAGCCCCTCGATCGTGATCCCGCATCAGCGGGACGCGCAGGGGACGCCCGTCGCCCCGTCTCTGTAG